The following DNA comes from Papaver somniferum cultivar HN1 chromosome 4, ASM357369v1, whole genome shotgun sequence.
TGTTTGTTTGAATTTTGCAGTTAGACTTAACGGGAGGTTATTATGATGCTGGAGATAACATAAAATTTGGTTTCCCAATGGCTTTTACAACGACATTACTCTCATGGGGTGTTATTGACTTTGGTAAAAACATGGGACCAGAGTTAAAACATGCTGTTAAAGCCGTTAGGTGGGCAACGGATTACTTATTAAAAGTAACTTCTGTCAAAGGAACTGTTTATGTTCAAGTAGGTGATGCTTTATCTGATCATAACTGTTGGGAAAGACCAGAAGATATGGATACATCAAGAGCCATTTATAAAATTGATACGTCCCATCCTGGTTCTGATGTTGCTGGTGAAACTGCCGCTGCTTTAGCTGCTGCTTCCATCGTTTTCCGCAAACGTGATCCTAATTATTCACGTATATTGCTTGATCGTGCTGTATCAGTAAGTCCTCATAATAAACACTGAACCATTTTAATTTCTTCCAAATATCTTGCAAGTAATTAATTAGCTTGTGTATAGGTATTCAAGTTTGCTGACAAACACCGGGGTGCGTATAGTAACAGTTTGAGGTCTGCAGTTTGTCCATTTTACTGTGACGTGAATGGATATCAGGTTAGTTTTTCTAGAGTCGTCTCTGATTTATGTAGTTTTCGACATTTGGTTGGTAAGTAATAAAATATGTGATaaatttggtggtggtggtggtacatGAACAGGATGAGTTGCTTTGGGGTGCGGCATGGTTGCGTAAAGCATCGAGGAGGCGCGAATACAGAGAGTATATAGTGAGGAACGAGGAAGTTTTAGGTGCTGGAGATAGTATTAATGAATTCGGTTGGGATAACAAGCATGCCGGAATTAACGTCCTCATTTCCAAGgtacatatataaatatatttcgcATAAACATTAGATATCCAGCTTATCCTTTCAGACCGACTCTTCTGAACTTTTGCTATCAGCAAGCCTATATAACGAAAGCATATCATGTGCATGTTCTTCTAACAATTTTTGCGTTCCGTCAACAAACAAACGTAccggataaaacttttgtttctaCATAACTGAAATACTATGAATGGTCTTTATTATTGGCTCTGTACGTATGGAATATACGAGAGACGAGAGAATTACAGGACCAATAGCTAGATTTTTTGGTTGTTTTCTTTGTCTTTATTGCTGGTTGCATATTTTTATGACCGTTATATCACTAATGTACATAGTACATATTTTTTGCAAAAGACAATAATACCCTGCTAACGTTCCAATTACATTTTCACGGGGCGTCAGATTCTAACACAAAATCACCACATATTGCTGCCCATGATGTGAAAAGAGAAGTGGCTCAATTCTTCTTCCCTTGACTTTTCGAGGCCTCGCTTTTTCTTTATATGGGTCCCATCGATCTGTTTGGAATGCTAAATCAGTCCACGTGGGTATCGCCAGAGCAGTGAGAAAGAGTTTGACAGCTCCCCATCTTTGAGGCCATTATCTCTTTCTTTTGATCAGGAAAAAAGGCATGGTTAGTCACATGGTTGACAACGTGGCTTATTCTGATCGAAATTTATCCAGTAAGAAACTTACAAATCAGTCACGTATGAACTCATTTCCGTAGTCAGCTAAGCATGTGATCATCACCTTTTCTGTTAAAGTGCATCCGTACGTACATATAGATTCTATAGTCCGTGCTCGTAAAGCTGTAGAGAGGTGGTAGATCACGTTACCGATTTCTAGTATCTAATTCTCTTTTGAGTATTTAATTCATCTCAAATATGACAAAAATTCTCCGATCATGATTAATATTAATTACAAATTACTTGTCTCGATTAGCTAATGTATTGATTAGTCACACATCCTTAACTCATGTCGGGCTTAGCGACTTCCATAGCTTGCTGCATGATGCATCATGATGAGACTAGTCAGAATTGGTTGTCGCGAAATTTTCATCAATTCTGACTCGTGATTACATTTGTTTGTGTTGGTTGCAGGAAGTGTTGATGGGGAAAGCAGATTACTTCAAATCTTTTCAACAAAATGCTGATAATTTTATATGTTCATTAATGCCGGGAATATCTAATCCTAATGTTCAATATTCCCCGGGtatatttttcaactttttgctCTTCATTTTGTAGAGTATCTAAAAAAAATGGCTGTCATATGTAAAGTCATATCTTATTATTAACTTTCCCACCGTTTGTGTGAGATCACTGTCACCTAAACTTTATCTTTATGATTTTCCTTTTATACGTTTGGAATGTGTAGGTGGATTAATATTCAAAGCTGGAGCGAGTAACATGCAACATGTAACGTCCTTGTCATTCTTACTTCTAGCCTACTCTAATTATCTTAGCCATTCCAATAAGATCATTCATTGCGGTCAGCAATCAGCTTCTGCTTCTACTCTCAGGCACTTGGCTAAACGTCAGGTATGCTGCAAGCTGCTTCTACTCTCACACACTTATTTATTACAGTACTCTGTCAATACTCCTGCACATGGATTTATTAACCATTTGGAGTTGGCATGGTTTTTGTTAACAGGTGGATTACATTCTAGGTGATAATCCATTGAGGATGTCATATATGGTGGGATATGGTTCGAAATTCCCGTTACGTATTCATCATCGAGGAAGTTCACTTCCATCTGTAAAGGCACACCCATCTCATATTGGATGCAAGGATGGATCACGTTACTTCAACAGTCCAAATCCTAATCCTAATTTGTtagttggagctgttgttggggggCCAAACAGTTCAGATGCTTTCCCAGATTCAAGGCCATTTTTCCAGGAATCCGAGCCTACAACTTACATAAATGCACCGTTGGTTGGCTTACTTGCATACTTTTGGGCTCATCCCAACTTATAAATCAATACGGAGTATATAGTAAAAAGTTTGTACCAAGTGTTATTTTGAGTGGTGCGCAATAAGCACCACCAAGCGAATCATTGTAGTAAGAATCTACCGGTTTTAATATTTAATGAGAAAATGGAAAATGTAGTTAAGAGTACTAGTGTGGTTTTGTTTACGGATAAGCTATGCGCCACTTGATTCCAGGTATGCAATACCGTAAAAATCTAGTTTTAGCTAGATTTTACCATTGATtcctacaaaaataacaaaagcgTTTGTAATGTTTGAAACTTGGAAAATGAGAAGAACTCTATTATTGTGGCCGCAGGGGAGAGAGGTTTTGGGGGCTTAAAATGATAGTTGAAACCAAACCATAGATAGGGGACCTCATCCATATGAAAAGTCCAATTTACCCTATgcataaataaatcaaaatcacACTATTCATTAAGCTAAATTAATTATCTTCTGCTTCTCTTCTCATTCATCAAATGTAATGAAaatgatgatcataaaaataaaactaaaactattatcttctcattcttcttgtttacaaaacatgatgaagatgatgatcatgatatcaccatgatgatgatgatcacaaAACTATTatcttttccttattttcttctcattcataaatcacgacgaagatgatgatcataatttcatcatgatgaaaatgatgatcctaaaaacaaaaaataaaggaaacccattatttatttttgcttgtgAATGACTAAGAAATCTAATTCGATTAAATTAGGGGTAAAAAAAATTTAGTTTCTGTAGTTGTTTACAACGGGGAGTTcttattttcccaaccgtaaatctCATATTACGGGTAGAAAATATAATTTCTAGCCGTCGAATAGGTATACAGTTGGGAAGATTATATTTCCCAGTAGTAATTAGTTGTTCACGGTTAGGATTTCCTAGGCGTCGTAAGTAATTCTGATAATCACAGAAAAAAACAACAGAGGTATGCTTTCGACTAGGTTTTTCCAGCCGTTGTAGCACAATCGTCCGGGTTTTCCAGCCGAAATTATCTATTACGGCTAGGAAAAACTAGTTGTAACTTGCTCTGATAATAAGAAAAAAATCACATGCTGAGCACGGCCAGATATTCCAAGCCGTAACATGAGTTTCGGCTAGGAAAAATGCTAAGAAAACCTAGCCGTAATTTGAACCTAGCCATAATACAGACACATGTGATCCTGGAAGAGCTTATGGCTATAAGTTCTTTATATCCCGGCCGTAAACTTTTGTTACGGTTTGGAATCCTTCTATTCCTAACCGTAAACACTATTCACGGTTAGGTCGAGTATTATATCCCAGCCGTAATTGTTGAAAAACCCAAATTTTGATCTTGATTTCGGAGGATTTGaatcaacaaaattgagattgggaGAGGTATACAAGGATTTTCTGACTATTTTCATGATGTTTTTCATCAGTTCCTTCCAAAGTTTTTAAAAAAATAGTACTTCAAAATCATCCAACTCCTTCTactaaatcaaaagaagaaatatTTTGATTTAAAAAGAAATTAGTCAGATGATTAGTTTAGTTAATCATTCACTaattatgattagtttagttaatCATGAATAACTAATTAAATCGATGGCAAATTAGGTATCATATAAAATAGGATGATAAGGGATCATAaggattactatttcatgaccccatACAACCCCCAAACTCCCACCT
Coding sequences within:
- the LOC113275582 gene encoding endoglucanase 8-like produces the protein MAPKFPVLLPCSSSSILKFFLILYFTLHCPSYATGHNYGDALRKSLLFFEGQRSGKLPPDQRLKWRRDSALKDGSAAGLDLTGGYYDAGDNIKFGFPMAFTTTLLSWGVIDFGKNMGPELKHAVKAVRWATDYLLKVTSVKGTVYVQVGDALSDHNCWERPEDMDTSRAIYKIDTSHPGSDVAGETAAALAAASIVFRKRDPNYSRILLDRAVSVFKFADKHRGAYSNSLRSAVCPFYCDVNGYQDELLWGAAWLRKASRRREYREYIVRNEEVLGAGDSINEFGWDNKHAGINVLISKEVLMGKADYFKSFQQNADNFICSLMPGISNPNVQYSPGGLIFKAGASNMQHVTSLSFLLLAYSNYLSHSNKIIHCGQQSASASTLRHLAKRQVDYILGDNPLRMSYMVGYGSKFPLRIHHRGSSLPSVKAHPSHIGCKDGSRYFNSPNPNPNLLVGAVVGGPNSSDAFPDSRPFFQESEPTTYINAPLVGLLAYFWAHPNL